The Actinomycetes bacterium sequence GAGCAGGCAGCCGGAGTCCCCGCCTCGGTGCCCGACGCGCTGACGACACCCGCGCCCGAGGCGCCCCCGAGGGCGCTTCCGCCGCCGCCACAGCCGGTCGTGCGGGCGCCGAGGGCGCCGATCCGCATCCCGCCCTTCAAGCCGGTGGCCCTGGCCGGCGGGGTCGTGATCCTGGTCGCCGTCTTCCTTCCGTGGATCTCCGGCGGCCTGTCCCTGTCCGGCCTGGACGTTCCGCTCGAAGCGGTCTGGAACATCGACGCGAGCGACAGCGCGCTCAAGCTCGGCTACGCGTTCCTCGTCCTGGGCGCTGCGGGAGCGGTGCTCTCCTTCGTGGAGCGCTCGGTCGGGATCCGCCGGATCCTGGGCAGCCTCGCCCTCGCCCTCGTGCTCGGCTTCGCGCTCCAGCTGTACCGGTCGATCGACCAGGCGGGCGGCTCGTTCGGCGACGTGATCTCGACGATCGGGATCGGCGTGTACGTGACCGTCGCCGGCGCGATCTGCCTCCAGCTCTCGAAGTAGCGCCGCACGGGCGCGCTCGGTCGTGCGGGTACGCTTCGGCCGTGGGGCTCCTCGACGACGTGCTGGCGGGCGATCCGCGTGGGGTCGCGCGGGCGATCTCGATGGTCGAGGACGGGGCGCCCGAGCTTCGGGAGCTCTCCGCGGGCCTGTACGCGCACACGGGGCGCGCCTACACGATCGGGCTCACGGGCTCGCCCGGCGTCGGAAAGTCGACGATCGCGAACGAGCTCGTCGCCGTCGCGCGCGCCGCGGACCGGTCGATCGCGGTGCTCGCGATCGACCCCACGTCTCCCCTCTCGGGCGGAGCGTTGCTCGGAGACCGGCTCCGCATGCAGAAGCACGCGACCGATCCGGGTGTGTTCATCCGCTCGATGGCGACGCGCGGGCACCTCGGCGGGATGGCGCTCGCGGCGCCGGAGGCGATCCGGATCCTCGATGCCTCCGGGCGGGACCTCGTGATCGTCGAGACGGTGGGCGTCGGGCAGGCCGAGGTGGAGGTCGCCGCGGCCACGGACACGACCCTCGTTGTGGTCTCGCCCGGTTGGGGCGACGCGGTGCAGGTCGCGAAGGCCGGCATCCTCGAGATCGCGGACGTGTTCGTCGTGAACAAGGCCGATCGCGAGGGCGCCGAGGCCGCCGCGCGGGACCTTCGTCAGATGCTCCGAATGGGCCCCGAGCCGGACTGGTCGCCGCCGGTCGTGCTCACGGCCGCCACGAGCGGCGAGGGGACCGGCGAGCTGTGGGAGGCGGTCCAGGCACATCGTTCCCACCTCGAGTCCACCGGCGCTCTCGAGCGCGGCCGGCGAGACCGCCTGCTCCGGGAGGTCGAGACCCTCGCGCTCGAGACCGTGCGCGAACGCGTCCGCCGCGTGCTGTCCGAGGACGGCGCGCTGATCGAGGACCTCTCGTCGAGGCGCACCGACCCCTACCGGGCCGCCGCTATCCTTGAGGAACGGATCGAGAACGGTTCGTAACGAGGACGGGGAGCGAATGGTCGAGCAGCGCGAGCGCCCCGGGTCCGCCTCCGAGCCCGGCCGAGGAACGTCATCGGAAGCGCTCACCCTGTCGGGCGAGCCGCTGAAGCCTCTCTACTCGCCCGAGGACCTCGCGTCGTTCGATCACGACGCCAAGCTCGGGCGGCCGGGCGCGTATCCGTTCACCCGCGGCGTCTACCCCACGATGTACCGCGGGCGCCTGTGGACGATGCGCCAGTTCGCGGGCTTCGGCTCGCCGCAGGAGACGAACGCCCGGTACCGGTTCCTGCTGGAGCACGGCCAGGGCGGACTGTCGGTCGCCTTCGACATGCCGACGCTCATGGGCCGGGACTCCGACGATCCCATGGCCGAGGGGGAGGTCGGCCGCTGCGGCGTCGCGACGGACACGCGCGAGGACGTCGACGCATTGTTCGAGGGGATCCCGCTCGGCGACATCACGACCTCGATGACGATCAGCGGTCCCGCCGTCATCGTGTTCGCCTTCTTCCTCGCAGCGGCCGAGGGCCAGGGCGTCCCGTGGGAGCGCCTCGACGGCACGCTGCAGACGGACATCCTGAAGGAGTACATCGCGCAGAAGGAGTGGATCTTCCCCCCGCGGCCGCATCTCCGGCTGATCGGCGACCTCATGGAGTTCTGCCTCGAACGCGTCTCGAAGTGGCATCCGATCAGCGTGTCGGGCTACCACATCCGCGAGGCCGGGGCGAACGCGTGGCAGGAGCTCGCGTACACGCTCGCGGACGGGTTCGCCTACGTCGAGCTCGGGCTCGACCGGGGCCTCGACGTGGACCGGTTCGCGCCGGGTCTGTCGTTCTTCTTCAACGCGCACATCGACTTCTTCGAGGAGATCGCGAAGTACCGCGCCGCCCGGCGGATCTGGGCCCGCTGGCTCCGGGACCGGTACGGAGCGCGGGACGAGTCGTCGATGCGCCTGCGCTTCCACACGCAGACCGCCGGCGTCTCGCTCACCGCGCAGCAGCCGATGAACAACGTCGTGCGAACGGCGGTCGAGGCGCTCGCCGCCGTCCTGGGCGGCACGCAGTCGCTGCACACGAACGCGCTGGACGAGGTGCTCGCGCTCCCGACCGAGGACGCGGCCAAGCTGGCCCTTCGAACGCAGCAGATCATCGCCCACGAGACCGGCGTGGCCGACGTGATCGACCCGTTGGGGGGCTCGTACTTCCTCGAGACGCTCACCGACCGGATGGAGGAGCTCGCGGAGGCCGAGTTCGCGAGGATCGACGCCATGGGCAAGGGCTCGATGCTCGAAGGCGTCCTGACCGGGATCGAGCGCGGGTACTTCCAGCAGGAGATCGCAGAGTCCGCGTTCCGCGAGCAGGAGCGGCTCGAGGGCGGGGACCTGGTCAAGGTCGGGGTCACCGACTTCGTCGAGGAGGGTGGACTGCCCATCGAGCTCCTCGAGATCCCTCCCGAGGTCGAGGTGGAGCAGATCGGACGGGTTCGAGCGGTCCGCGAGCGCCGGGACCCCGAAGCCGCCCGGGCGGCCCTGGACCGCCTGCGTGAGGTGGCCGCGACCGAGGCCAACCTGATCGAGCCGCTCGTCGAGTGCGCCCGGGCGCTGTGCACGGAGGGGGAGATCGTCGAGACGCTGCGCGGCGTCTTCGGCTCCTACACCGAGACGCCGAGGTTCTGACCCGGCGGCACTCCGAGAACTCGGGCGAAGCGGCAGAGGCCAGTTGCAAGTCCACGCAGTTGCCAGATACTGCGGCAGCATGGTTTCATGGTCGGAACGACGGAAGGGTGTGGCTGTGCTGGCGGAAGCCGCAGGAGCACTCGGGGTCGGCCTGCTCGTGTCGGCCTTCCTGTTCGGGTTCCGGCATGGGATCGACTGGGATCACATCGCGGCGATCACCGACATCGCCGGATCGCAGGACGACCGGAGGCAGGCGCTGCTGTTCGGCACGATCTACGCCCTCGGGCACGCCGTTGTGGTGTTCGCGATCGGCGTCGTGGCGATCATCCTCGGGTCGAGCCTTCCCGACGGCGTGGATTCCCTCATGGAACGCGTGGTGGGGGTCACGCTGATCGTCCTCGGCGTGTACGTGTTCGCGGCTCTCGTGCGTCACGGGCGCGAGTTCCGGATGCGGAGCCGGTGGATGCTCATCTTCAGCGGCGCCTCCCACCTCTATCGCCGGCTGCGCAGGAACAGGCGGATCGAGGATCACGAGCTCGAGCCCGTCCACGTGCACGCGGGCGCCCCGTCGTCGACGTCGGTTGCCGTGGCCGACGACATCCCCGTCTCGGAGTGGCATCACGGACACCACGGCCGGCCGGGGCATCACCACCACAAGCATCCGGAGGCCGACGAGGCGTTCATGAACTACGGGCGGGGGACGGCGTTCGCCGTCGGCATGATCCACGGGATCGGCGCCGAGACGCCGACGCAGGTCGTCATCTTCCTCACCGCCGCCGGCGCCGGAGGGCGGCTGGCCGGCATCCTCCTCCTCGCCGTCTTCCTCCTCGGGTTGTTGTCGTCGAACACCCTGATCACGATGGGGTCGGCGTTCGGCTTCGTGAAGGCGTCGAAGAACTGGACGCTCTACGTGACGATCGCCGTCCTCACCGCGACGTTCAGCCTCGTCATCGGTGTGCTGTTCCTGTTCGGCGAGGGCTCCGTGCTCCCCGCGCTGTTCGGCGGGTAGCGGCCGTCAGCTCGCCGGGGCGCGCGCGCAGTCGGCGCACAGGCCGCCGATCGCGAAGTGCGTGAGGTCCGGCTCGAACCCGTGGTGCCGCTCGATCAGCCGCACGAGCGAAGCGGCCTCCTCGATCGACAGGTCGTCCTCGGCGCCGCAGTTTGAGCAGGTGAGGTGGACGTGGCCGGCCTCCTCCGTCCGGTGGTACTCCGCGCCGCCCTCCAGATGCGCGTGCGCAAGCACCCCTGCATCCTCCAGGAGCGCCAACGTCCGGTAGATCGTCGACGCGTTCACGCCCGGCATGTCGCTCTGGACCTTGCGGGCGAGGGCCGTGGGGGAGATGTGGCCCTGCGTTCGCATGATCTCGGCGACGATCGCCCGGCGCTGGGGGGTCATCCGAAGGCCGCGATCGCGCAGGACAGCGATCGGGTCGGCGGTGGTTGCCTGTTCCACGACGCGAGTGTAGCAGCGGGTTGCAGGTGCAAGTCCATCGCATCGCGGCCGTCATCACGGCCCGTGCACGCCGGCGGCTGCGCGGCGCCGTGGTCTGCGAGGATAGGCCGGCGATGGGCGAGTTCGTGCGCGTCGAGCGCGACGGGGCGGTGGCCACGATCCGCCTGGATCGTCCGCCCGCGAACGCGTTCGCGCGGCAGGTGTCACTCGAGCTGTCGGAGGCCGCCGGGGCCGTGGGCGCGGACGAGGCGATCCGAGCCGTCGTGATCTGGGGCGGCGAGAGGATCTTCGCGGCCGGCGCCGACATCAAGGAGATGGTCGACGCCGGGCCCGAGGACATCGCGGGCCACGTGGGCGCGCTCGAGCAGGCGTGCCGCGACGTCGCGGCGATCCCGAAGCCCGTGATCGCGACGATCAACGGGTTCGCGCTCGGCGGCGGGCTCGAGGTGGCCCTGGCCTGCGATCTGCGGTTCGCGTCCGAAGACGCGCAGCTCGGCCTGCCCGAGATCAAGCTCGGCATCATCCCCGGCTCGGGCGGCACGCAGCGGCTGCCCCGGCTGATCGGCCTGGCAAAGGCGCGCGAGCTCGTCCTCACGGGCCGCAGCGTGAACGCGGCCGAGGCGTTCGAGATCGGGCTCGTCGACCGGGTCGTCGCCGCTGCGAAGGTCCAGGCGACGGCGGTCGAAGAGGCTCGCCGGTACGCCGAGGGCCCGACGCTCGCGTACGCGGCCGCCAAGCGCGCCCTCGATGCCAGCGACCGGCCGCTCTCGGAGGGCCTGCCTGCCGAGCGCGACGCGTTCGTCCCGCTGTTCGCCACGCACGACCAGAAGGAGGGCATGCGCGCCTTCCTCGAGAAGCGCGAGCCGACGTTCGAGGGCCGGTAGCGATGCGCGTCCGACAGGCCACGCCCGAGGACGTCCCGTCCCTCGTCGCGCTGTTCCAGGAGCTGGACCGCATGCAGGCCGACTGGCGCGTCTTCACGCCGCGGCCGGGCTTCTACGACGAGGTCGGTGCGAAGTACCGGGAGGCGCTCGGACACCCCGACGCCGTCGTCCTGGTCGCCGAGGACGATCAGGGCGAGGTCGTGGGCATGGCCTACGGCGAGGCCCGCACGCCGTCCAGGTTCTCCGACGAGCGCGCCCTGGAGCTCTCGGGCGTGGTCGTCCGGGCGGGGTACCGGGGGCGCGGGGTGGGCCGGGAGCTCGTGCACGAGGCCGGACGCTTCGCCTCGGAGCGGGGGATCCGCTGGGTCGAGCTCAAGACCTTCGCCCCCAACCGAGGCGCCATGCAGTTCTGGGAGGACCTGGGGTTCACCTCCCGGGTCGTCCAGCTCACGACCTCGACGAAGGTCCTGCTCGAGCGCCTCGAGGGCGAGTAGCCCCCTCCCGGGCCGCGGGCCAGCGGCCCGATCACGGCCGCCCGGGAACGAACCGCGCCCGCGGATGGTTCGAATGATCGGATTGAAGCCTCGGCGATCCCCGGCGTCCCGCCGAGGCACAGGAGAGGAGCGATGGCCGACTCGGCATACCGCGGAGCCCGCATCCGCGAGCTCCCACGACCCAACCGGACGTACCCCGGCGGACGCGTCTGCGCGGCCGAGGGGTGCACCACGAAGCTGTCGGTCTACAACCGATGGGAGTTCTGCTGGCAGCACGAGCCCGTCCACACGTACATCTCGCGAGGCAAGCGCCGAAGCCGCAAGGAGATGGAGGCCGCGTAACTACGTACGCGCCTTCCCCACGGAAGCCCTCCCGCGAACGCGGGAGGGCTTCCGGCCTAAGGTGAACGTCTCATCAAGGAGGGCACCCGCGTTCCCGACAACTCGGGCAGGAACCCGCTCCCCCGAAGAAGCGAGACGATCGATGCCACAGGACGCCGTCGGCGCTCCGGACATGCGGGAGGCCGAGTGCCCCTTCTGCGAACGCGAGGTCCTCGTCTACGAGGACCCGCCCCGGTGCCCCCTCTGCGCGTGTCCGCTCGACGAGGACCGGATGCGCCCCTACGCCTGGCCCGACGAGGAGCCGTCGCCCTCGGAGTGACGATCCGACGCGAGGACGCGCTCGGCGATCGCGCGGGACTCCTCGAGCCGGTCGCGATCGACGAACAGGCGCACGCTCCGCTCCCAGATCTGGCTGAAGAAGCCGGGCGCCTTGTACCACCAGACGATGCCGGCGCTCTCGAGCTCGGCCGCGATCGCCTCGGCGTGCTCGTGGGTGTACGCCCCGAGGTGGACGGTGTGGACGTCGTCGCTCATTGCTCGAGGACGGCCGGGCGCCATCCGCGCACCGAGCTCACGAGCGCGATCTCCGGTGCGGCGCGGAGCTCCGCGATCGAGACGGGTCGCTCGGTGACGCGGCCCTCGCGCACGAGGACCGCGCGGTAGGTCCCGGGCAGCAGCCCCGCGTCGACTGGCGGGGTCACCCAGCTCTCCCCGATCCGGACGGCGAGGTTCGCGATCGTGGACTCGGTCACCTCGCCACGGTCGTTCACGAGGAGGACGTCGTCGACCTCGGGACGCTTCTCGCGCCGGCGGTCGTAGGGCGCCCGCCGCGTCGTCTTGTGGAACAGCCACACGTCGGAGGGATCGACGGGCTCGTCGTCGAGGGCCAGGCGCGCGGGTCCGTCGGGCGTTCGTGGCAACGGACGCGCATCGGCGGTGAGCGAGCCGTCGCGATCGAGCGTGAGCCTGACGGCACGCGGCTCCGACTCGTCGAGGGCCTTCAGCGCCGCGGTCGCGTCCTCGGGATCGAAGCGGAACCCGAAGTACGCGGCCGAGGCGCCCAAGCGCTCGAGGTGCTCGTCCACGTGCCGGAACCCATCGCCCGGGATGTGCGCGAGCGTCTCGAACAGCTCGAACGCCGGTCTCGCGGTCGACAGAACGCGGACCTTCGCGAGCACCTCCTCGAACTCGTCGTCGGCCGAGGAGTCGAACGTGATCCCGCCGCCGACGCCGTACTCGGCCGTTCGCGTCTGGGCGTCGAGGACCACCGTGCGGATCGCGACGTTGACGTTCGCGCGGGGCTCGCCCGAGCCCGAAGGCGCGAGGTACCCGATCGCGCCGCAGTACGGGCCCCGAGCCGAGTCCTCGAGGTCCGCGATGATCCTGGTCGAGCGCACCTTCGGCGCACCGGTCACCGACCCGCTGGGGAACAGGGCCCGGAACGCGTCGACGACCGAGACGCCCGAGCGCAGGGCGCCCTCGATCGTCGAGGTCAGCTGC is a genomic window containing:
- a CDS encoding methylmalonyl-CoA mutase family protein, which produces MVEQRERPGSASEPGRGTSSEALTLSGEPLKPLYSPEDLASFDHDAKLGRPGAYPFTRGVYPTMYRGRLWTMRQFAGFGSPQETNARYRFLLEHGQGGLSVAFDMPTLMGRDSDDPMAEGEVGRCGVATDTREDVDALFEGIPLGDITTSMTISGPAVIVFAFFLAAAEGQGVPWERLDGTLQTDILKEYIAQKEWIFPPRPHLRLIGDLMEFCLERVSKWHPISVSGYHIREAGANAWQELAYTLADGFAYVELGLDRGLDVDRFAPGLSFFFNAHIDFFEEIAKYRAARRIWARWLRDRYGARDESSMRLRFHTQTAGVSLTAQQPMNNVVRTAVEALAAVLGGTQSLHTNALDEVLALPTEDAAKLALRTQQIIAHETGVADVIDPLGGSYFLETLTDRMEELAEAEFARIDAMGKGSMLEGVLTGIERGYFQQEIAESAFREQERLEGGDLVKVGVTDFVEEGGLPIELLEIPPEVEVEQIGRVRAVRERRDPEAARAALDRLREVAATEANLIEPLVECARALCTEGEIVETLRGVFGSYTETPRF
- a CDS encoding transcriptional repressor yields the protein MTPQRRAIVAEIMRTQGHISPTALARKVQSDMPGVNASTIYRTLALLEDAGVLAHAHLEGGAEYHRTEEAGHVHLTCSNCGAEDDLSIEEAASLVRLIERHHGFEPDLTHFAIGGLCADCARAPAS
- a CDS encoding enoyl-CoA hydratase-related protein, whose product is MGEFVRVERDGAVATIRLDRPPANAFARQVSLELSEAAGAVGADEAIRAVVIWGGERIFAAGADIKEMVDAGPEDIAGHVGALEQACRDVAAIPKPVIATINGFALGGGLEVALACDLRFASEDAQLGLPEIKLGIIPGSGGTQRLPRLIGLAKARELVLTGRSVNAAEAFEIGLVDRVVAAAKVQATAVEEARRYAEGPTLAYAAAKRALDASDRPLSEGLPAERDAFVPLFATHDQKEGMRAFLEKREPTFEGR
- the meaB gene encoding methylmalonyl Co-A mutase-associated GTPase MeaB; translation: MGLLDDVLAGDPRGVARAISMVEDGAPELRELSAGLYAHTGRAYTIGLTGSPGVGKSTIANELVAVARAADRSIAVLAIDPTSPLSGGALLGDRLRMQKHATDPGVFIRSMATRGHLGGMALAAPEAIRILDASGRDLVIVETVGVGQAEVEVAAATDTTLVVVSPGWGDAVQVAKAGILEIADVFVVNKADREGAEAAARDLRQMLRMGPEPDWSPPVVLTAATSGEGTGELWEAVQAHRSHLESTGALERGRRDRLLREVETLALETVRERVRRVLSEDGALIEDLSSRRTDPYRAAAILEERIENGS
- the pabB gene encoding aminodeoxychorismate synthase component I, producing MIEARFDDLVAGSERSFRLAEPVGVIEARRPTEVPGAIEAAEAAAERGLWAGGFVAYEAAPGLDPELSVRVRAPDDPFAELPLAWFALFERAEPVPPLEPPGAEPAATLRSPWRPTSDRAAYDAAIERIRELIAAGHSYQVNHTIRLRALIEGDERGLYRDLCLAQRGGYAAYLDLGRYRILSASPELFFRIDGGRITTRPMKGTAPRGRWLAEDEEIAARLVASAKERAENAMIVDLLRNDLGRICRPGSVEVAGMLEVERYETVWQLTSTIEGALRSGVSVVDAFRALFPSGSVTGAPKVRSTRIIADLEDSARGPYCGAIGYLAPSGSGEPRANVNVAIRTVVLDAQTRTAEYGVGGGITFDSSADDEFEEVLAKVRVLSTARPAFELFETLAHIPGDGFRHVDEHLERLGASAAYFGFRFDPEDATAALKALDESEPRAVRLTLDRDGSLTADARPLPRTPDGPARLALDDEPVDPSDVWLFHKTTRRAPYDRRREKRPEVDDVLLVNDRGEVTESTIANLAVRIGESWVTPPVDAGLLPGTYRAVLVREGRVTERPVSIAELRAAPEIALVSSVRGWRPAVLEQ
- a CDS encoding GNAT family N-acetyltransferase produces the protein MRVRQATPEDVPSLVALFQELDRMQADWRVFTPRPGFYDEVGAKYREALGHPDAVVLVAEDDQGEVVGMAYGEARTPSRFSDERALELSGVVVRAGYRGRGVGRELVHEAGRFASERGIRWVELKTFAPNRGAMQFWEDLGFTSRVVQLTTSTKVLLERLEGE
- a CDS encoding zinc ribbon domain-containing protein produces the protein MAVTRYCPNCGLERREGERFCRNCGHALGTGQTKLHESPVATTAPLAASSASPAAEQAAGVPASVPDALTTPAPEAPPRALPPPPQPVVRAPRAPIRIPPFKPVALAGGVVILVAVFLPWISGGLSLSGLDVPLEAVWNIDASDSALKLGYAFLVLGAAGAVLSFVERSVGIRRILGSLALALVLGFALQLYRSIDQAGGSFGDVISTIGIGVYVTVAGAICLQLSK